The Thermococcus celericrescens genomic sequence GCCGTTGGGACAGCGGTGTATCTGGTGCCCACAGTAAGGACAGAACCTCGCTCCGGGCGGAATCTGCTTGCCGCAGTAGGGGCAGATTTCCTGCTGCGCTGGTTGAGCTGGTGC encodes the following:
- a CDS encoding zinc ribbon domain-containing protein — translated: APAQPAQQEICPYCGKQIPPGARFCPYCGHQIHRCPNGHIVPEGAKFCPVCGAKIE